The Fusobacterium polymorphum genome segment TTCACTATCTCCATCTCCAGCATGAATTATTTCTGTAACTTGATTTGAATGCATTAATTCTTTTACTGAATTAAAAAGTTCTATCTTATTTGGTAGAGGCTTTTTATCCCATTTAGGAAAATATATAGGTAGACTCTCTAAGGTCCATTTCTTTAATGAAGGATCTATTTCTTCTGGTTCCTTATGAACTAAAATATGTCCGTATATCCAGCAAGTTATGTAGTCTCCGACAGTAATAGAATTACCTTTATATTTTTTATCTCCTGGTATAGCTGCAACTATTGCCTCTGCTAATTCTTTCTTTTCTGCTATAATTAATTTCATTTTCTCCCTCCCATCTATTAAAAGTATGTGACACATGTGTCACTTAGTTTATAAATTCCTATAAACTATTTAACTTTGTTTTTCATTTATTTTATTTTTTCTGAATTTATATATAATTCTTTATCTTTCATAGTAATATTTTCTTTATTACTTCCATTTTCCCTTTTTATATCAATACTTGATATTATATTTTCTGTAGTACTGTAATTTACCTTACAATAAACACATTCAAAATATAAAATATTCATTTTTGTTTTAAACTTTGTTTTAATTTTAATTAACATTTAAATCACTCCTTAAACTTAATGCTATCTTTTTTATAATTAAAATAATTCCATTTGATTAAATTATTAACATTGGTAATAAAAAACTTAATATAAAATATATTAAAAAAATTGAATGACTTACGGATTTGGTTACAAAGAGCCCCATAAGAAAAATTAATATACTTAAAAATGTTATTGTCATCCAAAATTTTAAATCTTCCATTTTTTATTCTCCTTTTATTTTCTTATTAATGTGATTATTTTCCATAATATGTATAGAAAATATATAAAAGCTAAAATTCCTAAAATATTTATTGTAGTTTTCATTTTAGTACTTAGTATATGTCTTTCTTTGTCTATTCCTATTAATATAAGATATAGAACTGCAATAAAAAATGATATGATTTTTAAAATAAGACTTATAGTAATTATTTTCCCTCTTTCCATTAATATAATTAATTTCCATAATATGTATAGAGAGTATATAAAAGCTAAAATTCCTAAAATAGCTATTATAGTTTTCATTTTAGTATTTAGTATATGTCTTTCTTTGTCTATTTCTATTAATATAAGACATAGAACTGCAATAAATAAAGATATGATTTTTAAAATAAGACTTACAGTAATCATTTTTTCTTTTTCCTCCTAAATTCTATTTATTCCAAAAAATAATTTTACTTTCCTTAAACACTAAATAACTTTTTTCTTCTCATTTTTTAAATATTCCACATATTTCTTAACCCAATCCAAAAGATTTTTTCTAAAAGCTTCTTTTTTCTTTGTATCTCCTGTAAGAGTTTCATATATATTTTCAAGTTCTTTTTCAAGCTCATCTAAATATCTAATATTTTTATTTTTATATTCTATTGTCTTTTTTGATATTCCTAAAAACTCATCTATTTTGATAATATTTGAATATATTAACTCTAATATAATTCCAATAAGGTCATGGTCTGCTATATTCTTTTTAGTTAGAACATTTCTATAAATAACTAATTTTGTTTTAAGTTTAAGTATCTTTTCTTCAAAACAAGAATCTGTTTTATCCATTTTTTATCTCCAATAGTTCTTTGTTTTCAAAAATATTTCCTATAACTTCTAAATCATATAATTTTGAATAGATAAAAATTTCAGAAACTTTTTTCTGTTCCATCTCAAAATATTTACTTTCTATCAAGCTTTTTTCTGTCCTAACTATTTTAAATATTCCATTTTCATATTTAATGATTCCTACAAATCTTTTTAAATCTTCTAATCTATCAGCTGATATTTCAATTCCTGTATGGACTAGTTTTACCACATCTCCCTCATATATTTCTTTTTCAGTTACATCCTTCATTCCTGTGTATTGCATAAGTTCTATATCTTTAAACTCTGTATGTCCATAACAATCAACATCTTCATTTGAAAAGTATATTTCTTTATGAAGAATATCAATACCTAAAACTTTCCCTATTCTCTTTTTTTCTTTATACCAAGCTCTAAATTTAATTTCTCTATTCATTTTCTTCCACCCACTCTGCTAGTCTTCTTAATTCTTTCTATTGAGCTATTTTTAATATTTCCACCAATAATAACTGTTCCATTTCCTAATTTGCTTCCTTTAATATTTATATTCCCCATATCTTTCAACCTTTCCAAATCCTATTCTTCATTTATTATGTCAACATCTTTTTCTTCAACTGCTTTGTCCAATTTATCTGCTATTTCTCTTAAATTATTTGCAATATTTTTTAATCCTTTTTTCATTTTTCTATTTGTTTTGGCTTCATTTATTGCAATCAATAGATCTATATCTGCCCATTTATCTAAGATAGTTTTATTAAAATCCCAAATTTTTGTTATTAATAAACTTTCACTGCTTAATTCATTGTAAAAAGAATTACTTTTTCTATTTTGCATATATTCATCAAAAAATTTATCCTCTTGTTTTTTCTTCATAATTTTAATTCACCTTCTTAAACTCTGTTTTCTCTATAATTTTCAAATAATTTTAGTTGTTTAATATCAATATTATTTTTGGTTACAATAACTTTTGTTTTAGTTACAAAGAATTTCAAAAAGTCCTTGTTAGCTTGAATTTGAAGACTCAACCTTAATTCCTTAACTTTTTCTCTTGTGAAGCAAGATGATTTTGAAACTCTAATCTCCAACTCATTAGATTTGTCTTTAATATAAGGAATACCAATTATTCTTAATGTTAAAGATTTTTCAAAATATAGTGCAGCTGACACAATATAAAAATTTTTAAGTAGTTTCTTAATTACTTTTACCTGGTTTAAAAATAACTCAATTATTTTTTCCTCATCTAAGTTTTTATAATTTTTCTCATTTATTTTTATGAGAATTCCAACAGCTAAAGATTGTTTTAGGCTTTCATTAATCTTACAATAGTAACTCTTAATTTCTTTTTTAGGGTTATTTTTATTAAATTTATCAATACTTTTTTTAAATAATTTTCTATAAGCTAATTGAACAGATTTCAAAATATCTATATTTCCAATTAAAATTTTATATTGACATTCAAAATTATCAGGAGAGAGTTTTAAAATATCATCTTCTGTTGAAAGAGAATATTTATTTGTACCAATGTATAAAGAAAATTTCATAATTGCTCCTCTTTACTCATCTTCATTATCAAACATTTATATTTAATCAACTTTCTTTTTAAAGTTAACTAGATTTTTCCATTATTTAAAATATTATCTATCATCCAGTCATACATACAGAACCCTCTGGATTTCTTATTTATATTTTTTTCTTCTTTATTACTAACAATTTTTACTGTAACTTTGGCTATCCAACCATCTTGAAAATCATAAATAAAATAATATTCATCTTTTTTATTAAAATTTATTCCCAGTATTTCTAATTTTCTTTTTCTATTTTCAGTAATTCTTTTTGTTCTAGCAAAGTAGCTTTCTTCTCCAGTCCATTTTCCATTCCAAGAATTATTTTTAGGCATTGATAAAGTAAAACATAGTATTTTCATATTACTTCACCTATCTTAATATTTTCATCTTTTATAATTTCTAAAAGTTTAGAATATATCATTCTTAAATGACTTCTATATGACCTTTTTTTAATTGCTTTAAACATATCAAGATTTGTCTGAGGATTTTCTTTTAAAAATTTTTGTTCAGCTAAATTAACAACATTTTCTTGTATTTCTTTATCTAAACTTAAAAAATTATCTATGATTTTATCCATATTACTAGTATTTTCTATACTTCTTTCTTCATCCTTTATTTTCTTTTGGTTTTCTAAAGTTTTTTCAATATTATTTTTATTTTCTTTCTTTATTTTATTTACCAATGAATAATCAATCTCTTTTAGTTTTTTACTAAAAAGTGCTGCTAAATTTTTTATATTAGTTAATCTTTCTAATTGTTTATAAATAATTAATAAATATTTTTCTAAGAGAATTTTATTACCTTCAAATTCATTTAATATTAATAAGCAACTAGCTTCATTAGTATCTGTATAATTTATTCCAAGTTCATGGAATATATTCTCTATTTTTTCATCTTTTTTATTTTTCTCATGTACATGACATGTATTTTGTTCTTGGTTTATTTGTTCTTGGTTATGGGCGGAAATTTCCTCCACTAGTGGACGATTTTCTGTCCACTGTATCTCTGAACTAACGATTTCTTCACAGTGGATGTTTTTTTGTCCACTAGTGGATATTTTTTCGTCCACTGATATTCCACAGTGGATATTTTTTTGTCCACTAGTGGACGATATATCGTCCACTGTGGAAAAATCGGCTTTTAATAACTCAGGACATTGTTTCTCCAAAATTAATTCTATTAAGCTATTTTTTGTTTTATGTTTTCCAGTGTATGTTATATTATTTCTTTTACAATAAAATCTTAACTCTTTATATGATAATTTATTCAAATTTAAAATGTCTTCTTCATTATTTACCTGAAGTTCTATATCTACTCCAGTAGTTTTTTTAAAATATTCAAGAGCAAGTTCATTATTTGTTTTATCTGTTGCTCCAATTTCTGCAATTTTATCAAAATTTAAATAATAGTAACTTTTTACTGGAATTCCTTCCAGAGAAATCTTAAATATTCCTTCTTCTACACCTTTCTTTTTTAAAGTTTGTATTTGATTTTCGTTCATAGTATTATATACTTGTAAATCTATATTACTTATATAAAAACTTCCATCTTTTCTTAAAGCATTATTTACTTCAAAATACTTATATTGGTCTATTAAATAAACTAAAATTTGAGTTAGTTGATGCCCTAATGTAAAGAAAATTTTTTTATTTGTAATCCAACTTGCATCTTGTGACAATGTGTTTAATACAAAACTTTTTGAATCAATTTTCATTTTTATTTCCATATTTTACTTCACCTCTCCAGCATAATTCATTACTATTTTCTCATTACTTAATTCTAAATAATTTTTAGCCTCTTTTTCAGTTATTACACAGTTACTTACTATAGTTACTTGATATTCAATACCTTTTCTTTTTTGTTTTCTATCAAAAATATCAAATAAATGATAATAATTATTTTTCTCTAATTCCTTCAAATATTTTTGAGTTGTCTCTATTTTTTCTTTTCTTGTATGTGATGCATTAGATAATATTCTAGAAAAATCAAAATGAGTTTCTATATTTTTTAATTCTTCATTTTCTAATAAAAATTTAAGTAATCCTGTTGCTCCAAATGAAAGTCTTTTATCTGCTAAATAAGTTCCATGACCTTTTTTTATGACCACATATTTTAGTTTATTAACTTCTTTTAAAAATTTATCCATATTTTCTCTTTGAATAGTTATTTTGAATGTATCATTGTTTAAAATTTGAATAGAATAAAGATGAGTATTATTTATTTTTATTATATTTTTTAAAAAAAATTGATCTGTAATAAATAAATGTTCAAACATCTCATTTAAAGTTAATATTATAGAATTTTCCCTATTTTTAGTATAAAAAAGGGGAAGAATACTAAATATAGGAGCTAATATATCATTGTCTGAGAGCTTTCCCATTGCTTGTCTAGGTATTAGAATGCAATCCTTTTCAAAAATTTCTTGTAATTTCTTTTCTTTTTCCATAAAAAAATCCTCCTTATAAAAAATTAAAAATTTAACTTGATTTTTTAGG includes the following:
- a CDS encoding YopX family protein → MNREIKFRAWYKEKKRIGKVLGIDILHKEIYFSNEDVDCYGHTEFKDIELMQYTGMKDVTEKEIYEGDVVKLVHTGIEISADRLEDLKRFVGIIKYENGIFKIVRTEKSLIESKYFEMEQKKVSEIFIYSKLYDLEVIGNIFENKELLEIKNG